The Terriglobus tenax genome contains a region encoding:
- a CDS encoding PBP1A family penicillin-binding protein — MAVKVKIGGNSRSGSRHSLGIRILRAALIGCSALLLLFFAVFGYYYFRYQKIVDDRLNAGPMFTNTSQVFAAPREVRPGQKLTAAVIAQELRQAGYNNNPQMGTFQLRGDNILIKPGAHSFHSTDGATVNTSGGTVQSITAENGVALRGYELEPLLITGLSEDKNRIKRRLVTYKDIPERMVQAVTAIEDRQFFEHGGINYARTLKCGVQDILSGRKACGGSTLTQQLARGFFLTPEKHIKRKLIEILISFQLEARFSKQQIFEMYANQIPLGQRGSFAVNGFGEASQAYFGKDLKQLDLAECAMLAGMIQRPSYFNPYKHPERVMERRNIVLDSMVEINAITASQAERAKAEPIRLAPPNVDASEAPYFVDVVHDALVQRIGDQEISHQSLRIYTSLDPDLQRAASEAVAVGMQNVDEMVRKQHRGNSPITWPQVSLVALNPHTGQVLAMVGGRNYGVSQLNHATSKRPTGSIFKPFVYAAAYNTSINGQTLGDKGIFTATTMLDDVPTTFTFDNGRQTYTPGNYKDEYHGSVTAIYALAHSLNNATISLGQLVGFENVAALARQSGILAARGTPAVSLGSYDATPLDMAGAYTVFANNGVHLNPWTLASVRNTNGDIVADFAPEARQVMDPRAAALSTSLMEGVMNFGYGYETRKRGFMAPAAGKTGTSHDAWFAGYTSNLICIVWVGNDDYTDVKLAGALAAAPIWAEFMNRAIKLPQYSDMKPFSYPDGVVVERLDKNTNLLSDSSCPNSYSAAFLAGTEPHDTCSRMGEDQRGFFQKMLGIGQSPQQQQEEQQQQQPPASTTPGAPPNPTAEEPKKKNFFQKVFGGGGDKKPQPPPPQQ; from the coding sequence ATGGCCGTAAAAGTAAAGATTGGCGGCAACAGCCGCTCTGGCTCCCGGCACTCGCTGGGAATCCGTATCCTTCGGGCAGCTCTGATTGGCTGCTCGGCGCTGTTGCTGCTTTTCTTTGCGGTCTTCGGGTACTACTACTTCCGGTACCAGAAGATTGTGGATGACCGGCTGAACGCCGGGCCAATGTTCACCAACACCTCCCAGGTGTTTGCCGCGCCACGCGAGGTGCGCCCCGGGCAGAAGTTGACCGCCGCGGTTATTGCGCAGGAGCTCCGCCAGGCTGGCTATAACAACAACCCGCAGATGGGCACCTTCCAACTGCGCGGCGACAACATCCTGATTAAGCCCGGAGCGCACAGCTTCCATTCCACCGACGGCGCAACCGTCAACACCTCCGGCGGCACGGTGCAGTCCATTACCGCCGAGAATGGCGTGGCGCTGCGTGGCTATGAGTTGGAGCCGCTGCTGATTACCGGCCTGTCCGAGGACAAGAACCGCATCAAGCGCCGCCTGGTGACCTACAAGGACATTCCCGAGCGCATGGTGCAGGCGGTTACAGCGATTGAAGACCGCCAGTTCTTTGAGCATGGCGGCATCAACTATGCGCGTACCCTGAAGTGCGGCGTGCAGGACATCCTGAGTGGTCGCAAGGCCTGCGGCGGATCGACTCTGACGCAGCAGCTTGCCCGTGGCTTCTTTCTGACGCCGGAAAAGCACATCAAGCGCAAGCTGATCGAGATCCTGATCAGCTTTCAGTTGGAAGCACGTTTCAGCAAGCAGCAGATCTTTGAGATGTACGCCAATCAGATTCCCCTGGGGCAACGCGGCAGCTTCGCCGTCAACGGCTTTGGGGAAGCATCGCAGGCATACTTCGGCAAGGACCTGAAACAGCTCGATCTGGCTGAATGCGCCATGCTGGCCGGCATGATTCAGCGGCCCAGCTACTTCAACCCATATAAGCATCCTGAGCGCGTGATGGAGCGCCGTAACATCGTGCTGGATTCGATGGTGGAAATCAATGCCATCACGGCCAGCCAGGCGGAACGCGCCAAAGCCGAGCCGATTCGTCTGGCTCCGCCGAATGTGGATGCCAGCGAAGCTCCGTACTTTGTCGATGTCGTGCATGACGCGCTGGTGCAGCGCATTGGCGACCAGGAGATCTCGCACCAGTCGCTGCGCATCTATACCTCGCTTGACCCTGACCTGCAGCGCGCGGCGTCAGAGGCAGTCGCCGTGGGCATGCAGAACGTTGATGAGATGGTACGCAAGCAGCACCGTGGCAACAGCCCCATTACCTGGCCACAGGTTTCCCTGGTGGCTCTGAACCCGCACACCGGGCAGGTGCTGGCGATGGTGGGCGGACGCAATTACGGCGTCTCGCAGTTGAACCACGCAACCTCCAAGCGTCCGACGGGATCGATCTTCAAGCCGTTTGTCTACGCGGCTGCGTACAACACGAGCATCAACGGGCAAACGCTGGGCGATAAGGGCATCTTCACCGCGACCACGATGCTGGACGATGTGCCGACCACCTTCACCTTTGACAATGGCCGCCAGACCTACACGCCCGGCAACTACAAGGACGAATATCACGGCTCAGTAACGGCGATTTACGCACTGGCGCACTCGCTGAACAATGCGACCATCTCGCTGGGCCAGCTTGTGGGCTTTGAAAATGTGGCTGCTCTGGCGCGTCAGTCAGGCATCCTGGCTGCACGTGGAACACCGGCCGTTTCGCTGGGCTCCTACGACGCCACGCCGCTGGACATGGCGGGCGCCTACACGGTCTTTGCCAATAACGGTGTTCACCTGAACCCGTGGACGCTGGCCAGCGTGCGCAACACCAATGGTGACATTGTGGCCGACTTCGCTCCTGAGGCTCGCCAGGTGATGGACCCGCGTGCCGCGGCGCTCTCCACTTCGCTGATGGAAGGCGTCATGAACTTCGGCTATGGCTATGAGACGCGCAAGCGCGGCTTCATGGCTCCAGCTGCGGGTAAGACCGGCACCAGCCACGATGCATGGTTTGCTGGCTACACCTCGAACCTGATCTGCATTGTGTGGGTCGGCAACGACGACTACACCGACGTAAAACTGGCCGGCGCGCTGGCTGCCGCACCCATCTGGGCGGAGTTCATGAACCGCGCCATCAAGCTGCCGCAGTACAGTGACATGAAGCCCTTCAGCTATCCCGATGGCGTGGTGGTGGAGCGGCTGGACAAGAACACCAACCTGCTGTCGGACTCAAGCTGCCCGAACTCGTATTCGGCCGCCTTCCTGGCCGGAACCGAGCCACACGACACCTGCTCCCGCATGGGCGAGGACCAACGCGGCTTCTTCCAGAAGATGCTGGGCATTGGTCAGTCGCCGCAACAGCAGCAGGAGGAACAGCAGCAACAGCAACCGCCGGCCAGCACAACTCCTGGAGCTCCGCCGAATCCCACCGCGGAAGAACCCAAGAAGAAGAACTTCTTTCAGAAGGTGTTTGGTGGCGGAGGCGACAAGAAGCCGCAGCCGCCGCCGCCACAGCAATAG
- a CDS encoding proline--tRNA ligase: MQRWSKLFIPTLREAPADAEVASHKLLLRAGYVRQLGAGIYSYLFLGNRSVNKIISIVREEMDTIGQEFFLPALNPREVWEASGRWSVMGENMFRLKDRKGADLCLGMTHEEVMTEIARKELRSYKQLPQIWYQIQTKFRDEPRPKSGLLRVRQFTMKDSYSFDMDTASLDESYDKHDRAYRRIFKRCGLDFVAVEADSGAMGGSASQEFMVYTDAGEDLIASCPNGHYAANLEKATSTLTAVAELADGAIEEVATPTQRTIDEVGAFLKVEPVYQIKTMAMVVTTPDGKSKTVVVFLRGDHQLNEAKVSAAVGGGELRPMVAEEILAAFGAPAGFLGPIGVKADHVILDASLEGRKNLIAGANKEGFHLRNITPGKDFKPTLVADVRNINEGEPCPQCGTPLKLGRAVEIGHIFKLGNKYTLSMGASVLDRDGKEVTPIMGCYGIGIERILTSAIEQSAANRGVDARGEISYAMPPSIAPFEVVVTVTNVGDDALRVAGEQVAEALDKAGFDTLLDDRDERAGVKFKDADLVGIPFRINIGKKLAEGKVELVNRLSNETVDVAVDEVASALSQARESASK, translated from the coding sequence ATGCAACGTTGGTCAAAGCTCTTTATTCCGACCCTGCGCGAGGCCCCGGCGGATGCCGAAGTGGCCAGCCATAAGCTTCTTCTGCGCGCCGGTTATGTCCGCCAGCTGGGTGCGGGCATCTACAGCTACCTGTTTCTCGGAAACCGGTCTGTCAACAAGATCATCTCCATTGTCCGCGAGGAGATGGACACGATCGGCCAGGAGTTCTTCCTGCCCGCGCTGAACCCACGCGAGGTATGGGAGGCCAGCGGCCGCTGGTCCGTGATGGGCGAGAACATGTTCCGCCTGAAGGACCGCAAGGGAGCGGATCTTTGCCTGGGCATGACCCACGAAGAGGTGATGACCGAGATTGCCCGCAAGGAGCTGCGCAGCTACAAGCAGCTGCCGCAGATCTGGTACCAGATCCAGACCAAGTTCCGTGACGAGCCCCGCCCGAAGAGTGGCCTGCTGCGCGTGCGTCAGTTCACGATGAAGGACTCTTACTCCTTCGATATGGACACGGCCAGCCTGGACGAGAGCTACGACAAGCACGACCGCGCCTACCGCCGGATCTTCAAGCGCTGCGGCCTGGACTTTGTCGCCGTCGAGGCGGACTCGGGCGCCATGGGCGGATCGGCAAGCCAGGAGTTCATGGTCTACACCGATGCCGGGGAAGACCTGATTGCAAGCTGCCCGAACGGCCACTACGCGGCCAATCTTGAGAAGGCGACCAGCACGCTGACCGCTGTGGCCGAGCTTGCCGATGGCGCGATCGAGGAGGTCGCAACACCCACACAACGCACCATCGATGAGGTCGGCGCGTTCCTGAAGGTGGAGCCGGTTTACCAGATCAAGACGATGGCCATGGTTGTGACCACGCCGGATGGCAAGTCGAAGACCGTGGTTGTCTTCCTGCGCGGCGATCACCAGTTGAACGAGGCGAAGGTCTCGGCGGCGGTGGGCGGCGGAGAGCTTCGTCCGATGGTTGCGGAAGAGATTCTGGCGGCGTTTGGCGCACCTGCGGGCTTCCTTGGTCCGATTGGAGTCAAGGCTGATCACGTGATCCTGGATGCTTCGCTGGAAGGCCGCAAGAACCTGATCGCGGGAGCGAACAAGGAAGGCTTCCACCTGCGTAATATCACGCCGGGCAAGGACTTCAAGCCAACGCTGGTAGCCGATGTGCGCAACATCAACGAAGGCGAGCCCTGCCCGCAGTGCGGAACACCTCTGAAGCTGGGCCGCGCGGTTGAGATTGGCCATATCTTCAAGCTCGGCAACAAATACACCCTCTCCATGGGCGCCAGTGTGCTGGACCGCGATGGCAAGGAAGTGACGCCGATCATGGGCTGCTACGGCATTGGCATCGAGCGGATTCTGACCTCCGCCATTGAGCAGTCGGCCGCCAACCGTGGTGTCGATGCCAGGGGCGAGATCAGCTACGCCATGCCGCCGTCGATTGCACCGTTTGAGGTGGTGGTCACCGTGACCAACGTGGGCGACGACGCCCTGCGTGTGGCCGGGGAGCAGGTTGCCGAAGCGCTGGATAAGGCCGGCTTCGACACCCTGCTGGATGACCGTGACGAGCGGGCCGGCGTGAAGTTCAAGGACGCCGATCTGGTCGGTATCCCCTTCCGTATCAACATTGGCAAGAAACTGGCCGAGGGCAAGGTGGAGCTGGTGAACCGCCTGTCCAACGAAACCGTAGATGTTGCTGTTGACGAAGTTGCGTCTGCACTGTCGCAGGCGCGGGAATCTGCGTCTAAGTAG
- a CDS encoding STAS domain-containing protein, with amino-acid sequence MPALPLTIETAPGALAGILILRLSGSLTLGDLPKLQAAAKAITEPLVVLDMSGVPYVDSAGLGAIMNFHLSAQKQGRRLAVAALQQRIAALMELTKVNTVLKVYPTVADAESTL; translated from the coding sequence ATGCCAGCTCTGCCCCTGACGATTGAGACCGCCCCCGGAGCTCTTGCGGGAATTCTCATCCTGCGCCTCTCCGGATCCCTGACGCTGGGTGACCTGCCCAAGCTGCAGGCGGCGGCCAAGGCCATTACGGAGCCGCTGGTGGTGCTGGATATGTCGGGCGTTCCGTATGTGGATTCCGCTGGACTGGGCGCCATTATGAACTTTCACCTCTCCGCACAGAAGCAGGGGCGCCGCCTGGCCGTCGCTGCTCTGCAGCAGCGCATCGCCGCCCTGATGGAGCTGACCAAGGTGAACACGGTGCTGAAGGTCTATCCCACCGTTGCCGACGCCGAATCGACGCTGTAA
- a CDS encoding Crp/Fnr family transcriptional regulator codes for MNDRQTSGTMNQRPPNWILLQLLETTYAALQRHLSPVDLQVGMVLAEPEKPAEYVYFPLGGFVCLCVLTESGDSVEVAAVGQEGLVNTGPLMDQPLAAHAITVQGEGAALRIRASVLREEMRRDSSLQHLIHQAIYFQMLQMGQNAVCNRAHSVEQRLARWLLTASDRMQSASLRLTQEYLAHMLGARRSTVTIAAGDLQRAGLMEYTRGKIRIQDRAGLQKAACECYHTLNNVLERFRPASLKKP; via the coding sequence ATGAACGATCGACAAACATCGGGGACCATGAACCAACGGCCCCCAAACTGGATTTTGTTGCAGCTCCTGGAGACGACGTACGCCGCTCTTCAACGGCACCTCTCCCCTGTGGATCTGCAGGTAGGCATGGTGCTCGCAGAGCCGGAAAAGCCTGCGGAGTATGTCTACTTTCCCCTGGGCGGCTTTGTCTGCCTGTGCGTCCTTACCGAGTCCGGCGACTCGGTTGAAGTGGCCGCCGTCGGCCAGGAAGGGCTGGTAAACACCGGCCCGCTCATGGACCAGCCTCTGGCAGCTCACGCCATTACCGTGCAGGGAGAGGGCGCTGCTCTCCGTATCCGGGCCTCTGTTCTACGGGAAGAAATGCGCCGCGACTCCTCTCTGCAGCACCTCATTCACCAGGCTATCTACTTCCAAATGCTGCAGATGGGGCAGAACGCCGTCTGTAACCGGGCTCATTCGGTCGAGCAGAGGCTGGCCCGGTGGCTGCTGACTGCCTCTGACCGCATGCAGTCCGCGTCCCTGCGCCTGACGCAGGAGTACCTGGCCCATATGCTGGGCGCCCGCCGATCCACGGTAACCATTGCCGCTGGCGATCTGCAGCGTGCCGGACTGATGGAGTACACCCGCGGCAAGATCCGCATTCAGGACCGTGCCGGACTGCAGAAGGCTGCCTGCGAGTGTTATCACACCCTGAACAATGTCCTCGAACGCTTCCGGCCGGCGTCCCTGAAGAAACCCTGA
- a CDS encoding DNA-binding transcriptional response regulator: protein MPAILSIGSDPVLLKTRASLLRQTGAEVASAEPAKAVGELAQKRYDLAVLCHSLRQEDATSIASAIRAACNGCKILMLSRDPVEGVVDGMERCSAHRPEQLLRTVRRLTQS from the coding sequence ATGCCAGCTATCTTATCTATTGGCAGTGATCCGGTATTGCTGAAAACCCGCGCCAGCCTGCTTCGCCAGACCGGCGCCGAAGTGGCTTCGGCTGAGCCTGCAAAGGCGGTCGGCGAACTGGCGCAGAAGCGCTATGACCTCGCCGTGCTGTGCCATTCCCTGCGACAGGAAGATGCAACCAGCATCGCTTCGGCGATCCGCGCGGCCTGCAACGGCTGCAAGATCCTGATGCTCAGCCGGGACCCGGTAGAAGGCGTCGTCGATGGCATGGAACGCTGCAGCGCCCATCGTCCGGAGCAGCTTTTACGCACGGTACGGCGTTTGACGCAGAGCTAG
- a CDS encoding KpsF/GutQ family sugar-phosphate isomerase: METAKSIKPADLVRIEAAALQQLAGRLDGAMAAAFENAAERIAACAASRQRVVVTGMGKSGLIAQKIAATLNSTGTPAQFLHPAEAIHGDLGMLTRGDLVLALSYSGETEEILRLLELLKRLGDALITMTGCPESSLARTSDVVLDCSVTEEACTLNLAPTASTTVMLALGDALAIEVSRLRGFRAEDFAQLHPGGKLGKRLRLVSQLMHTGEAIPMVAPSTPMPEVIHEMSRKRLGMTSVVENGRLLGILSDGDLRRLLEREQARALTLTAGEVMNTAPLTIAADELASSALAVMEERKITVLAVLSKTGQLEGVLHLHDLWGLELV, encoded by the coding sequence ATGGAAACAGCAAAGAGCATCAAACCGGCTGATCTGGTACGCATTGAAGCCGCCGCACTGCAGCAGTTGGCCGGACGCCTGGACGGGGCCATGGCAGCGGCTTTTGAGAACGCCGCGGAGCGCATTGCCGCATGTGCCGCCAGCCGCCAGCGGGTGGTGGTGACCGGCATGGGCAAAAGCGGGCTGATCGCCCAGAAAATTGCCGCCACCCTGAACTCTACCGGCACCCCGGCCCAGTTTCTGCACCCAGCGGAGGCCATTCACGGCGACCTGGGCATGCTGACCCGCGGCGACCTGGTGCTGGCACTCTCCTACTCGGGCGAAACCGAGGAGATTCTACGGCTGCTGGAGCTTTTGAAGCGGCTGGGCGATGCCCTAATCACCATGACCGGATGCCCGGAGTCGTCGCTCGCCAGGACCAGCGACGTGGTGCTGGACTGTTCCGTAACCGAAGAGGCCTGCACGCTGAACCTGGCCCCGACGGCGTCCACTACCGTCATGCTGGCGCTGGGCGATGCGCTGGCGATTGAGGTCTCCCGCTTGCGCGGTTTCCGCGCGGAAGACTTTGCGCAGCTCCACCCCGGCGGCAAGCTGGGCAAGCGGCTGCGGCTGGTTTCGCAACTGATGCACACCGGTGAGGCGATCCCGATGGTTGCGCCGTCGACACCGATGCCCGAGGTGATCCACGAGATGAGCCGTAAGCGGCTGGGAATGACCTCTGTGGTGGAAAACGGGCGTCTGCTGGGCATTCTCTCGGACGGTGACCTGCGCCGCCTGCTCGAGCGCGAGCAGGCACGGGCGCTGACGCTGACCGCGGGCGAGGTGATGAATACCGCCCCACTGACCATCGCTGCGGACGAGCTGGCTTCGTCAGCCCTGGCGGTGATGGAAGAGCGGAAGATTACCGTGCTGGCTGTTCTCTCCAAGACGGGGCAACTGGAAGGCGTGCTGCACCTGCATGACCTGTGGGGACTGGAGCTGGTCTAG
- a CDS encoding TlpA disulfide reductase family protein has protein sequence MKRNLAVVGVVVLLVAALVWAGVQNLRARREAAEKAKQIPELAMVKDGEAMPTPTAGADSYVGELDLRGKPAPGFSLTSLEGKKVSLSDYKGKPVLVNFWATWCAPCKLEMPWFEEFQKKYAAQGFVILGVSEDDDQPKEAIAKAATKLGVTYPILLGNPKADKAYGDFSLLPMSFYIDGKGNIVEQAAGLGSKDGIEAKIKKTIAATGAL, from the coding sequence GTGAAGCGGAATCTGGCAGTAGTCGGTGTCGTTGTTCTGTTGGTGGCGGCGCTGGTCTGGGCAGGCGTGCAGAACCTGCGCGCACGCAGGGAAGCGGCGGAAAAGGCAAAGCAGATACCTGAGCTCGCCATGGTGAAGGACGGCGAAGCTATGCCCACGCCGACAGCAGGCGCTGACAGCTACGTCGGCGAGCTGGACCTTCGCGGCAAGCCCGCTCCCGGCTTCTCGCTCACTTCGCTGGAGGGCAAAAAAGTCTCGCTCAGTGACTACAAAGGCAAGCCCGTGCTGGTGAACTTCTGGGCTACCTGGTGTGCTCCCTGCAAACTGGAGATGCCCTGGTTCGAGGAGTTCCAGAAGAAGTATGCCGCGCAGGGATTCGTCATCCTCGGCGTCTCGGAAGATGATGACCAGCCGAAGGAGGCCATCGCCAAGGCCGCAACCAAACTGGGTGTGACCTACCCCATTCTTCTGGGCAATCCCAAGGCAGACAAGGCTTACGGCGACTTCTCGCTGCTGCCCATGAGCTTCTATATCGATGGCAAGGGCAATATCGTGGAGCAGGCCGCCGGGCTCGGAAGCAAGGACGGCATCGAAGCTAAAATCAAGAAGACGATTGCCGCTACAGGAGCACTTTAA
- a CDS encoding protein-disulfide reductase DsbD N-terminal domain-containing protein has translation MKRLFGSFAVLMLAAGLTLAQMGGVAPKGYVTYAPEPATVAAKKPAVVELHFKVNDGYHMNSHTPKSELLIPTVLKLEPAAGVKLGAIDYPAGHEYSFSFDPKEKLDVYSGPVTIKVHVTADPGTYTVKGVLGYQACDNAACYPPKKLPVEIAVTAK, from the coding sequence ATGAAGCGTTTGTTTGGATCGTTTGCCGTACTGATGCTGGCCGCCGGCCTTACCCTGGCGCAGATGGGCGGTGTTGCCCCCAAGGGCTATGTGACCTATGCTCCGGAGCCGGCCACCGTAGCTGCGAAGAAGCCTGCCGTGGTGGAGCTGCACTTTAAGGTGAACGACGGCTACCACATGAACTCGCACACGCCGAAGAGCGAGTTGCTGATCCCCACTGTGCTGAAGCTGGAGCCGGCCGCGGGCGTGAAGCTGGGTGCCATTGATTACCCGGCTGGGCACGAGTACAGCTTTTCGTTTGACCCGAAGGAAAAGCTCGACGTCTACTCAGGCCCGGTCACGATCAAGGTCCACGTGACCGCAGACCCTGGCACCTACACCGTGAAGGGCGTGCTGGGCTACCAGGCCTGCGACAACGCCGCCTGCTACCCGCCGAAGAAGCTGCCGGTGGAGATTGCGGTTACGGCGAAGTAA
- the gltX gene encoding glutamate--tRNA ligase, producing the protein MSESSRPTRVRIAPSPTGDPHVGTAYIGLLNYLFARQRGGQFILRIEDTDRTRFVPTSEQMIFDALRWLGLDWNEGPDVGGPHGPYRQSERTEIYRENVQTLLDNGTAYRCFCTAEELEAKRKAQMAAKQPPKYDRTCKYLPKETVNANLAEGKPFTIRMAVPESGSTNFRDELRGEIVIDHNNVDDQVLMKSDGFPTYHLANVVDDHLMQITDVIRAEEWISSTPKHVLLYKSFGWEMPKFWHMPLLRNIDKSKISKRKNPVSLIYYRESGFLPQAVINFLGLMGGGMPVLNPIEAANAGSTKEADIFSLAQMVERFQFDRISLGGPVFDLVKLKWLNGEYLRALPQEEFFTALKQTILSDSYIRAIAPLVQTRLETLGQWGDLTGFFFSDNIVPPVEVWVPKKRTPEETLTFAVEMLTVLETADWTTEAIDAALRALLTAKEWSVKEAFMLLRAVLTGSTQSPPLLESLVVFGKARSIDRVRRFIDGQKKAAANTKK; encoded by the coding sequence ATGTCTGAAAGTTCCCGTCCTACCCGCGTCCGTATTGCTCCCTCGCCCACCGGCGATCCTCACGTCGGCACGGCCTATATCGGCCTGCTGAACTACCTGTTCGCCCGTCAGCGCGGTGGCCAGTTCATCCTGCGCATTGAGGACACGGACCGCACCCGCTTCGTTCCCACCTCCGAGCAGATGATCTTTGACGCCCTGCGCTGGCTTGGCCTGGACTGGAATGAAGGTCCCGATGTGGGCGGACCGCATGGCCCCTATCGCCAGTCGGAGCGCACGGAGATCTATCGCGAAAACGTGCAGACGCTGCTGGACAACGGCACGGCGTATCGTTGCTTCTGCACGGCAGAGGAGCTGGAGGCCAAGCGCAAGGCGCAGATGGCCGCCAAGCAGCCGCCCAAGTACGACCGCACCTGCAAGTATCTTCCGAAAGAAACAGTGAACGCCAACCTGGCGGAAGGCAAGCCCTTCACCATCCGCATGGCAGTGCCGGAGAGCGGTTCCACCAACTTCCGCGACGAGCTGCGCGGCGAGATCGTCATCGACCACAACAACGTGGATGACCAGGTGCTGATGAAGTCCGACGGCTTCCCCACCTATCACCTGGCCAACGTAGTAGATGACCACCTGATGCAGATCACCGACGTGATCCGCGCCGAGGAGTGGATCAGCTCCACACCGAAGCACGTGCTGCTGTACAAGAGCTTTGGCTGGGAGATGCCGAAGTTCTGGCACATGCCGCTGTTGAGGAACATCGACAAGTCGAAGATCTCCAAGCGCAAGAACCCGGTTTCGCTGATCTATTACCGCGAGTCGGGCTTCCTGCCGCAGGCGGTCATCAACTTCCTGGGCCTGATGGGCGGCGGTATGCCGGTGCTGAACCCGATTGAAGCAGCCAATGCCGGAAGCACCAAGGAAGCCGATATCTTCAGCCTGGCGCAGATGGTGGAACGTTTCCAGTTCGACCGTATCTCCCTGGGTGGACCGGTCTTTGACCTGGTGAAGCTGAAGTGGCTGAACGGCGAGTACCTGCGCGCCCTGCCGCAGGAAGAGTTCTTCACCGCGTTGAAGCAGACGATTCTCTCCGACAGCTACATCCGCGCCATTGCGCCGCTGGTGCAGACGCGGCTGGAGACGCTGGGCCAGTGGGGCGACCTGACGGGCTTCTTCTTCTCCGACAACATTGTGCCGCCGGTAGAGGTATGGGTTCCGAAGAAGCGCACGCCGGAAGAGACGCTGACCTTTGCCGTCGAAATGCTGACCGTACTGGAGACGGCGGACTGGACGACGGAAGCCATCGATGCTGCTCTGCGTGCCCTGCTGACAGCCAAGGAGTGGAGCGTGAAGGAAGCCTTCATGCTGCTGCGCGCCGTACTGACCGGAAGCACGCAGTCGCCACCGCTGCTGGAGTCGCTGGTGGTCTTCGGCAAGGCGAGAAGCATTGACCGCGTACGGCGGTTCATTGACGGCCAGAAGAAGGCCGCCGCCAATACGAAGAAATAA
- a CDS encoding putative quinol monooxygenase, with amino-acid sequence MAQPVQDRVVRLAELEIDPARLEEYRLLLREEIEASIRVEPGVLTLYAVSVKGHPDQIRLFEMYRDQAAYEAHLQTPHFRKYKTQTQNMVKSLRLVETDPVLLGAK; translated from the coding sequence GTGGCTCAACCAGTTCAGGATCGCGTTGTGCGGCTGGCGGAGCTCGAGATCGATCCCGCCCGCCTGGAGGAGTACAGGCTTCTCCTGCGTGAGGAGATTGAAGCGTCCATCCGCGTTGAGCCTGGGGTTTTAACGCTTTATGCCGTGTCCGTGAAGGGGCATCCGGACCAGATACGGCTCTTCGAGATGTACCGCGATCAGGCCGCGTATGAAGCGCACCTGCAAACGCCGCACTTCAGGAAGTACAAAACTCAAACGCAGAACATGGTGAAGTCGCTGAGGCTGGTTGAGACAGACCCCGTTCTGCTTGGAGCAAAGTAG
- the ispF gene encoding 2-C-methyl-D-erythritol 2,4-cyclodiphosphate synthase: MRIGYGFDSHAFKPGVPLIIGGLPIDYPEGLAGHSDGDVLLHAITDALLGAVSAGDIGTFFPPSDPRWKGAASDIFLRTALEEVATAGYRIVNIDTVLIMAKPKVVPIAGELRARVAELLGISPRDVGIKAKTPEGLNQDNVAVAQVVVLLEDIETSDGKLAIAVEDDVDAAVKDLVDGIEVHDTRALGRKPAFDADDLT, translated from the coding sequence ATGCGAATTGGTTACGGTTTCGACTCCCACGCCTTTAAGCCCGGCGTACCCCTGATCATCGGCGGCCTGCCGATCGACTATCCGGAGGGCCTTGCCGGCCACTCGGACGGCGATGTCCTGCTCCACGCCATCACAGACGCCCTGCTGGGCGCGGTCTCCGCTGGAGATATTGGCACTTTCTTCCCGCCGAGCGATCCGCGCTGGAAGGGTGCAGCTTCGGATATTTTCCTGCGTACCGCTCTCGAGGAAGTTGCCACTGCGGGCTACCGCATCGTGAACATTGACACGGTGCTGATCATGGCCAAGCCCAAGGTCGTCCCCATTGCCGGGGAACTGCGCGCGCGCGTTGCCGAGCTGCTCGGGATCTCTCCCCGCGACGTCGGCATCAAGGCCAAGACCCCCGAGGGTCTGAACCAGGACAATGTCGCCGTGGCCCAGGTGGTTGTTCTGCTGGAAGACATTGAGACCTCGGACGGCAAGCTGGCCATCGCCGTGGAAGACGATGTGGACGCCGCCGTGAAGGACCTGGTGGACGGCATCGAGGTCCACGACACCCGCGCCCTGGGCCGCAAGCCCGCGTTTGATGCGGATGATCTGACGTAG